The Acidimicrobiales bacterium genomic sequence CGTCGACTGCCTCGACGTAGCCGCCCGCCGAGGTGACGCCGTGGTCGGCCGCCCGCTCGAAGACCTTGACGTCGACCAGGTCGGCCAGGTCGGCGTGCACCACGCCGAGGACGCCGCCGATGGTGTCGTTGACCGTGTTGACGGCGGCGTTGATGTCGGCCAGGTGCGAAGCGAGGTCGATGCCGTCGACTGCCACGCCGCCGACCTTCAGGCCGCCCAGCTTGGCGGTCACTTCGGCAACGCTGTTCTCCACGGTGTCAGCCGCCTTGGTGGTGACGCCTACTTCGACGCCGTTCACCTCGAGCAGGGCCACACCGTCGAGCACGGCGAGCACGTCGTCGATGAGCGTGGTGAGGGTGCCCTGCACGTGCTCGATAAGGGTGTCGAGCTGTGCGGTGACGTCGGTCAGGTCGGTGATCGCAGTCTCGACGTCGTCGTTGATGACTTCGCCCAAGCCGATGCCGTTGACGGTCCCGACGATCGTCTGCACGGTCTCGCCGGTCGGCAGCGCCGGCGTCGTGGCAGCGGCTGCGGCCTGCAGCTCGTCGATCTGCGCATTGAGCGCAGCGACGGCGGTGTCGACGGCCTCACCGGTGGCGAGGTCGCCAACCGGCACGCCGAGCTCGTCGAGCAGGTCGGTCAGCAGGTCGAGGGGGAGGTCGCCCAACGAGATGTTGAGGCCGGCCAGCAACGAACCGAGGTCGAGCACGACCACTTGGTCGATCTTCACGGCGCGGGTGCCGGTGGAGGCTGCCGAGGTGGCTGCCGTCTCGACGTCGGAGGTCACGCCTTCCAGGGTGGCCAGGCCACCGGCGACGGCGGCGTCGGTCAGGGCGGCGTCGAGGCCTGCCGTCGAGGAGGCGGCCGACGCAGCCGAGCTGAGGCTGGCAGCGCCGAGGGTGCCGGACAGCACCGCTTCAGGGATTGTCACGCCGGTCGCAGGCTCGGAGAGGTTGAGCGAGCCGATGGTCACCGACTCGTCACCGCCGGGCTGCTTCGACTCGGCGGCGCCGGAGCTCAGGTTGAGCGCATCGACAAGCTCGGAGGAGACCTCCACGCCGGTCAGGCGGGAGAACGCTTCAGGGGCCGAGACGGCGGGGTCGATGGTGGCCCGGGCGTCGTCGCCCAACAGGCGAACCCCGAGGACGGAGCCGTCGGTGCCGAGGGCCACGCCTACGACGGTGGTGGTCACGTCGGCGGTGCCTACGCCGGCGGTGGCGGCCGAAGCCGAACCGAACGACGAGGCCGCGCCGACAAGGACGACGGTGGTGACTGCGGCGACTGCCGCTCGGACGTTTCGCATCAAAGTTCCCCCAGGTCGGGTCGGACTCATACCTGTTGAGCACTTTGACCTCCGGACGCTTCCGCGCCTATCGCCCGATCAGGTCATTTAGTCCCGCGCGAAAGGACTAGTCACCGGGTGGGCAGCGGCCCATCGCCTACCATCGCCCCCTGATGAGCGCCCTCTGGATCGTCGTCGCGGTCCTCGTCCTCGCCGTGATCTACGTGATCGCCGTCTACAACGGCTTGATCCGTCGTCGGAACCGCATCGACGAGGGCTGGGCCCAGATCGACGTGCAACTGCAGCGCCGCTACGACCTCATCCCCAACTTGGTGGAGACGGTCAAGGGCTACGTCGAGCACGAACAAGGGGTGTTCGAAGAGGTGACCCGGGCCCGCACCGCGGCCATCGGCGCCCAAGGCGTGCCCGCCCAAGCCGAGGCCGAGAACGTCGTCACCAACGCGCTGCGTTCGCTGTTCGCGGTGGCCGAGGCCTACCCCGACCTCAAGGCCAACCAGAACTTCCTCGCCCTGCAGGAGGAGCTGTCGGGCACCGAGGGCCGCATCGCCTACGCCCGCCAGTACTACAACGACGCCGTGCGCGACTACAACACCAAGATCCAGTCGTTCCCCGGGAACCTGGTGGCCGGCGCCTTCTCCTTCACGCCCCGCGACTACTTCGAGGCCGACGACACCACCCGCGGGCCGGTGTCCGTGCAGTTCTGATCGCCTTGTTCGACCAGATCACGCACAACAAGCGACGCTCCACGCTGCTCGTCGCCTCCTTCTTCCTGGTGGTGGCGGCCGCCGGGTGGGCCTTCAACGTCCTCATCGGCGGCGGCATCACCGGACTGGTGATCGCCACGGTCATCGTGCTGGGCATGTCGGCGGGCGCGTACTTCAAGGCCGACGCCATCGCCTTGGCCATGAGCCACGCCCGGCCCGCCGACCCTGCCGAGCATGCCCGGCTGCACAACCTGGTCGAGGGGCTCTGCATCGCTGCGGGCCTGCCCAAGCCTCGCCTCTACATCGTGGAGGACGACGCCCCCAACGCCTTCGCCACCGGCCGCGACCCCAAGCACGCCGCCGTGGCGGTGACCACGGGCCTGCTGGCCAAGCTGAACCGGGTGGAGCTCGAAGGCGTGCTGGCGCATGAGCTCAGCCACATCAAGAACTACGACGTGTTGGTCTCGACGCTCGCCGTCACCATGGTGGGCATCGTCGCCTTGCTGGGCGACTGGGGCTTGCGCTTCCTGTGGTGGGGCGGGCCGCGCCACAAGGACGACAGCAGCGACGGCGGGGGGGGAGCGGGCGGGTGGATCATGGCGGGCCTGGCCTTCGGCTTCCTGCTGCTGGCCCCGCTCAGCGCCAAGCTCATGCAGTTCGCCGTCAGCCGTCGGCGGGAGGCGCTGGCCGACATCACCGGCGTGTCGCTGACCCGCTACCCGCCGGGGCTCATCGCCGCGCTGGAAAAGCTGCGCGATGACCGTACCGTGGTGCACAGCGGCTCCCGGGCCACGGCGCACCTCTGGATCGAGTCTCCCGTTCCCCGGGAGGAGTCGGAGGGCAAGCTGGCCAAACTGGGCCGGCTGTTCGACACCCACCCACCCTTGGAGGAGCGGATCCAAGCGCTCAGGGAGTTGTGATGCGACGCATTGCCTTGGCTGTTGCCCTGGTCCTCGCCACTGCTGCGTGCGGCGGCGGCAAGAAGGAAGCTGCTACCACGACGACGAGCGTGGTGGAGACGACGACCACCACCATGCTGAGCCAGTTGCCGCCCGGCGGCGCGCCGCTGACGGGGTTGGTTGCCGATGCCGCCAAGACGGCCCGGCCGTTGCTGATCGTGAAGATCGACAACGCGCCGAAGGCTCGTCCGCAGGCCGGGCTGAACCAGGCCGACGTGGTGGTGGAGGAGGCGGTCGAGGGCGGGGTCACCCGTTTCGTCACCATGTTCCATTCGCAGGACGCCGACCCCGTGGGGCCGGTGCGTTCGGCCCGGTCCACCGACATGTTGCTGGCGGCGCCGCTCAACCGGCCCCTGTTCGCGTACTCCGGCGCCAACGCAGGCTTCGACAAGCTCATCCGCGAGTCGCCGGTGGTCGACGTCGGCTACGAGGCCCAGACCGCCCAGTACACCCGGGAGCGGGGCCGCCCCGCCCTCTACAACGTGTTCTCGGCCACGCCCCGCCTGCACGGGCTGGCGCCCGCCGGTTCCGGCCCGCCGCCGCCGCTGTTCTGGTACCGGCACCCCGGCCAGCCGTCTGTGGGTGACGCCATGGGCGGGGTGCGCATGGAGTACCGGGGCAAGATCGTCACCGCCGTGCAGTGGGCGTGGGACGCCGGTGTCGGGCTGTGGAAGCGCAGCCAGGACGGTGGCCCCCACGTCGACGCCGCGGGCGCGCCGGTAACGGCCCACAACGTCGTCGTGCAACTCGTCACCTACCACGACACCGGTTACCGGGATCAGTCAGGCGCCGAGGTGCCCGAAGCCGACCTGGTGGGCGAAGGCGAGGCGTGGGTGCTGTCCGACGGCAAGGTGGTGAAGGGCCGCTGGAAGCGGGGTGCGGCAGGCGAGGTCACCCAGTACCTCGACGGCGCCGGCCAGCCGATCCGCCTCACGCCGGGGCGCACGTGGGTGGAGCTGCCCATCCCCGGCAACGCCACACTCGGCTGACACCCTGGACGGCATGCGCCGTACCACCGTTGCCGTCGTCGCCCTCGCGCTGATCACCACCGCCTGCGGAGGCGGCGACCAGAAGCTCGCGTCGACCACCACGACGATCGTCCCCCAGGCCACCACGTCGACGATCCCGCCCGAGGCTGCCTTCCTCACCGGGGTGCCGCAGCCCGACGGCAAGAAGCAGGACCGGCCTGCGCTGACCATCAAGGTCGACAACGCGCCACTCGCCCGTCCGCAAGCGGGCCTCGACGCCGCCGACGTGGTCTTCGAGGAAGTGGTGGAGGGCGGGGTCGTGCGCTTCCTGGCCGTGTTCCACTCCAAGGACGCCGACGTGGTCGGCCCGGTGCGGTCGGTGCGTCCCGTCGACCCCGAGATCGTCACCCCGATCAAGGGCTTGTTCGCCTCCTCGGGCGGGGCGCCGCAGTTCGAGCGGCTCATCAAGAAGGCGCCGGTGACATTGGTCGGCTGGGACGACCTGCCCAAGGCCTACACACAGCGCAAGGGCCGTCCGGCGCCGCACAACCTGTTCACGTCGACCACCGAGCTCTACAAGGGGGCCAAGAAGGCGGCCACGCCGCCACCGCCCCTGTTCACCTTCCTTCCCACCGGGCAGCCCTTCGCAGTGGCGGGCGGTTCGCCGCTGACATCGCTGGCGGTCCAGATGGGCGGGCCCACCAAGGCCGAGTGGAACTGGGACGACGGGGTCGGCGTGTGGCGGCGCGTCACCAACGGCACCGAGCACAAGCTCGACAACGGCCAGCAGCTGGGGTTCACCAACGTGATCATCCAGTTCGTGCGCTACGTCGACACCGGTTCCCGCGACACCGCGGGCTTCGCCGTGCCGACGGCCAAGGTCATCGGCAAGGGCGAGGCGTGGATCCTGTCGGACGGCCGCCTGGTGAAGGCCAAGTGGGACAAGGCGTCGGCCGCCGCCATCACGTCGTACACCGATTCGTCGAACCTGCCGGTGAAGCTCACGCCGGGCACGACGTGGGTGGCGTTGGCGCCGATCGGTGCGCAAACGACAGTGAGGTAGGGGAGGCCGGGCCGTAGAATGGCGGCCATGGCTGAACGGGAAACGGGAACCGCACGCGTCAAGCGAGGCTTGGCCGAGATGCTCCGAGGCGGCGTGATCATGGACGTCGTCACGCCGGAGCAGGCGAAGATCGCCGAGGACGCAGGTGCGGTGTCGGTGATGGCGCTCGAGCGGGTGCCCGCCGACATCCGGCGCGACGGCGGCGTGGCCCGCATGAGCGACCCGTCGATGATCGAGGGCATCAAGGAGGCCGTGACCATCCCGGTGATGGCCAAGGCCCGCATCGGCCACTTCGCCGAGGCCCAAGTGCTGGAGTCGCTCGGCGTCGACTACATCGACGAGTCCGAGGTGCTGACCCCGGCCGACGAGGCCCACCACATCGACAAGTGGGCGTTCACCGCGCCCTTCGTGTGCGGCGCCACCAACCTGGGCGAGGCGTTGCGCCGGCTGTCGGAGGGGGCGGCGATGATCCGGTCGAAGGGCGAGGCGGGTACCGGCAACATCGTGGAGGCAGTGCGCCACCTGCGCTCGATCCTGGGCGACATCCGCAAGATCACCCAGGCCGATTCGGCCGAGCTCTACGGCTGGGCCAAGGAGCTGCAGGCGCCGGTGTCGCTGGTGCAGGAGGTCGCCGAGACGGGGCGGCTGCCGGTGCCCATGTTCTGCGCCGGGGGCATTGCCACGCCGGCCGATGCGTCGCTGGTGATGCAGTTGGGCGCCGAGGCGGTGTTCGTGGGGTCGGGCATCTTCAAGTCGGCCGACCCGCCCCGCATGGCCCGGGCCATCGTGGAGGCCACCACCCACTTCCGTGACGCCTCGATGGTGGCCAAGGTCTCGCGGGGGCTGGGCGAGGCCATGCGCGGCCTGGAGATCGGCGGGTTGGAGACGAAGCTCGCCGACCGCGGGTGGTAGACCCCGCGTCCCGAGTACATAGCCGGCGAAATTCGCCGGCGATGTACTCGGGACGGAAGGTCGGGGTGCTGGCGTTGCAGGGCGACGTGCGGGAGCACTCGGCCGTGCTGTCCGAGTTGGGGGCGCATGTGGTCGAGGTGCGCACGCCGGAAGACCTGGCGGCGGTCGAGGCGCTGGTGCTGCCGGGTGGCGAGTCCACCACCATCTCGCTGCTGTTGCAGTCGTCCGGGCTGTTCGAGCCCATCGCCGACCGCTTGCGCGAGGGCATGCCGGCGTTCGGCACGTGCGCCGGGATGATCCTGCTGGCGTCCGAGGTGGTCGACGGCCGTCCCGACCAGCGCACGTTCGGCGCCGTCGACATCGCCGTTCGGCGCAACGCCTTCGGTCGCCAGGTCGACTCGTTCGAGGCGGTGCTCGACGTCGACGGCGTGGGCTCGGTGCCCGCGGTGTTCATCCGGGCGCCCTTCGTGGAGCGGGTGGCCGACGGCGTCGAGGTGCTGGCCGCGGTGGACGGGCACCCGGTGGTGTGCCGTTCCGGCGCCGTGCTGGTGGCGTCGTTCCACCCCGAGCTGTCGGGCGACTTGCGCATGCACGAGCTGTTCCTGGGAGGCTGGTAATCATGAGCGGTCACTCCAAATGGGCGACGATCAAGCACAAGAAGGGCGCCCAGGACAAGGCGCGGGGGAAGCTGTTCGCCAAGCTGATCCGCCAGGTCGAGGTGGCGGCCCGGGAGGGCGGGGGCGACATCAACGCCAACGCCACCCTGCGCACCATGTTCACCAAGGCCCGTGACGCCTCGGTGCCGATCGACACCATCGAGCGGGCCATCAAGCGGGGCACGGGCGAGTTGGAGGGCGTCAAGTACGAGCCCATCACCTACGAGGGCTACGCCCCCAACGGCGTGGCCGTCATCGTGGAG encodes the following:
- a CDS encoding LemA family protein, which encodes MSALWIVVAVLVLAVIYVIAVYNGLIRRRNRIDEGWAQIDVQLQRRYDLIPNLVETVKGYVEHEQGVFEEVTRARTAAIGAQGVPAQAEAENVVTNALRSLFAVAEAYPDLKANQNFLALQEELSGTEGRIAYARQYYNDAVRDYNTKIQSFPGNLVAGAFSFTPRDYFEADDTTRGPVSVQF
- a CDS encoding M48 family metalloprotease, which produces MFDQITHNKRRSTLLVASFFLVVAAAGWAFNVLIGGGITGLVIATVIVLGMSAGAYFKADAIALAMSHARPADPAEHARLHNLVEGLCIAAGLPKPRLYIVEDDAPNAFATGRDPKHAAVAVTTGLLAKLNRVELEGVLAHELSHIKNYDVLVSTLAVTMVGIVALLGDWGLRFLWWGGPRHKDDSSDGGGGAGGWIMAGLAFGFLLLAPLSAKLMQFAVSRRREALADITGVSLTRYPPGLIAALEKLRDDRTVVHSGSRATAHLWIESPVPREESEGKLAKLGRLFDTHPPLEERIQALREL
- a CDS encoding DUF3048 domain-containing protein, with amino-acid sequence MRRIALAVALVLATAACGGGKKEAATTTTSVVETTTTTMLSQLPPGGAPLTGLVADAAKTARPLLIVKIDNAPKARPQAGLNQADVVVEEAVEGGVTRFVTMFHSQDADPVGPVRSARSTDMLLAAPLNRPLFAYSGANAGFDKLIRESPVVDVGYEAQTAQYTRERGRPALYNVFSATPRLHGLAPAGSGPPPPLFWYRHPGQPSVGDAMGGVRMEYRGKIVTAVQWAWDAGVGLWKRSQDGGPHVDAAGAPVTAHNVVVQLVTYHDTGYRDQSGAEVPEADLVGEGEAWVLSDGKVVKGRWKRGAAGEVTQYLDGAGQPIRLTPGRTWVELPIPGNATLG
- a CDS encoding DUF3048 domain-containing protein codes for the protein MRRTTVAVVALALITTACGGGDQKLASTTTTIVPQATTSTIPPEAAFLTGVPQPDGKKQDRPALTIKVDNAPLARPQAGLDAADVVFEEVVEGGVVRFLAVFHSKDADVVGPVRSVRPVDPEIVTPIKGLFASSGGAPQFERLIKKAPVTLVGWDDLPKAYTQRKGRPAPHNLFTSTTELYKGAKKAATPPPPLFTFLPTGQPFAVAGGSPLTSLAVQMGGPTKAEWNWDDGVGVWRRVTNGTEHKLDNGQQLGFTNVIIQFVRYVDTGSRDTAGFAVPTAKVIGKGEAWILSDGRLVKAKWDKASAAAITSYTDSSNLPVKLTPGTTWVALAPIGAQTTVR
- the pdxS gene encoding pyridoxal 5'-phosphate synthase lyase subunit PdxS, whose product is MAERETGTARVKRGLAEMLRGGVIMDVVTPEQAKIAEDAGAVSVMALERVPADIRRDGGVARMSDPSMIEGIKEAVTIPVMAKARIGHFAEAQVLESLGVDYIDESEVLTPADEAHHIDKWAFTAPFVCGATNLGEALRRLSEGAAMIRSKGEAGTGNIVEAVRHLRSILGDIRKITQADSAELYGWAKELQAPVSLVQEVAETGRLPVPMFCAGGIATPADASLVMQLGAEAVFVGSGIFKSADPPRMARAIVEATTHFRDASMVAKVSRGLGEAMRGLEIGGLETKLADRGW
- the pdxT gene encoding pyridoxal 5'-phosphate synthase glutaminase subunit PdxT, with amino-acid sequence MYSGRKVGVLALQGDVREHSAVLSELGAHVVEVRTPEDLAAVEALVLPGGESTTISLLLQSSGLFEPIADRLREGMPAFGTCAGMILLASEVVDGRPDQRTFGAVDIAVRRNAFGRQVDSFEAVLDVDGVGSVPAVFIRAPFVERVADGVEVLAAVDGHPVVCRSGAVLVASFHPELSGDLRMHELFLGGW